In Leptospira koniambonensis, a single genomic region encodes these proteins:
- a CDS encoding glycosyltransferase family 4 protein has translation MSNLNRKKYKIALDARPLSTPVSGVGRLIESVLKGFEKDPDFEFYLFSHRPIHEGYGDLFKNPNIKPVIGEGLFSKKGGIYFALYLPFQLRKYEIDLFWGTQQVFPLFLSKSIPGVLTYHDFVAYRFPETMRPIARFQQLFYLRRSIQRADFILANSEFTSSEILKYSSFPKDKIDVIYPGYDPKEIQKIKTPPTKRISKLPKKFFLTVSTLEPRKNFGTLLKAYQEFRKERSDLIWVHAGKEGWESPEFLEKFKTSSASGELYWFDFVSEEELKYLYSQASLFVFPSIYEGFGIPLLEALAYSLPCIVSDLEVFKEIGKKSCIYIPPESVEEWKNAIIGFQKKKFKFPKVDLKRFERKKSAALVKKIFRDLVFSKKS, from the coding sequence TTGTCCAATCTAAACAGAAAAAAATACAAAATAGCCTTGGATGCAAGGCCACTATCCACACCAGTTTCAGGAGTTGGCAGGTTGATTGAATCTGTCCTCAAAGGTTTCGAAAAAGACCCTGATTTTGAATTTTATCTTTTTTCTCATAGGCCGATTCATGAGGGTTATGGCGATCTATTCAAAAATCCGAATATAAAACCTGTAATTGGAGAGGGCTTATTCTCTAAAAAAGGAGGGATTTATTTTGCATTATATCTTCCTTTCCAACTCAGAAAATATGAGATAGATTTGTTTTGGGGAACTCAACAGGTATTTCCATTATTCTTATCTAAGAGTATTCCTGGAGTTTTGACTTACCATGATTTTGTGGCGTACCGTTTTCCGGAAACAATGAGGCCCATTGCAAGATTCCAGCAGCTTTTTTACTTAAGAAGAAGTATCCAAAGAGCTGATTTTATATTAGCAAACTCTGAATTCACTTCTTCTGAGATCTTAAAGTATTCTTCCTTTCCTAAGGATAAGATAGATGTAATCTATCCGGGATATGATCCTAAAGAGATCCAAAAGATCAAAACTCCCCCTACAAAACGGATCTCTAAATTGCCTAAAAAATTTTTCTTAACAGTTTCTACATTAGAACCTCGTAAAAATTTCGGAACACTTCTAAAGGCTTATCAAGAATTCAGAAAAGAAAGATCGGATCTAATTTGGGTTCATGCTGGGAAGGAAGGTTGGGAATCTCCAGAGTTCTTGGAAAAATTCAAAACATCTTCCGCATCTGGTGAACTTTACTGGTTTGATTTTGTAAGTGAAGAAGAGTTAAAATATTTATATTCTCAGGCGAGTCTATTCGTGTTTCCTTCTATTTACGAAGGATTTGGGATCCCACTTTTGGAAGCCCTTGCTTATTCTCTTCCTTGTATCGTTTCCGATCTAGAGGTATTTAAAGAAATAGGTAAAAAATCCTGCATATATATTCCTCCAGAATCAGTGGAAGAATGGAAGAATGCGATCATTGGTTTTCAAAAGAAGAAGTTCAAATTTCCAAAGGTCGATCTGAAAAGATTTGAAAGGAAAAAATCTGCGGCACTCGTGAAAAAGATTTTCAGAGATTTAGTTTTTTCCAAAAAGTCCTAA